In Oryza brachyantha chromosome 2, ObraRS2, whole genome shotgun sequence, a single window of DNA contains:
- the LOC102711223 gene encoding heavy metal-associated isoprenylated plant protein 33-like codes for MKKASKFLKDLFAAVVAAVKARSTAVRAKTSVVRTRLVVVGILRNRKLLLSAINRKIHAVVSSGGSQGEYGYGGGGGGEAATAFSHHGGGGGGAGGEQQQHSLMSGVHLLGGSRKAAVLQSLPSFVLEQERSAVVLLSSLPSFAMDRDSGGGGGEEDDEEQETGGKQQQSVIELARGAAECGGVEFRLEDEIDHVADVFIRRFHEQMKLQKLESFKRLCEMLDKN; via the coding sequence ATGAAGAAGGCGTCCAAGTTCTTGAAGGacctcttcgccgccgtcgtcgcggcggTGAAGGCGAGGTCGACGGCGGTGCGCGCCAAGACGAGCGTCGTGAGGAcgcgcctcgtcgtcgtcggcatcCTCCGCAACAGGAAGCTCCTGCTGAGCGCCATCAACAGGAAGATCCACGCCGTCgtgagcagcggcggcagccaAGGCGAGTACGGctacggtggcggcggcggcggcgaggcagccACCGCGTTCAGTCACcacggaggcggtggcggtggcgccggcggcgagcagcagcagcacagccTGATGAGTGGCGTCCACCTCCTCGGCGGCAGCAGGAAGGCTGCTGTGCTGCAGAGCCTGCCGAGCTTCGTGTTGGAGCAGGAGAGGAGCGCCGTGGTGCTGCTCAGCAGCCTGCCGAGCTTCGCCATGGACAgggacagcggcggcggcggcggcgaggaggacgacgaggagcaaGAAACGGGagggaagcagcagcagtcgGTGATCGAGCTGGCGCGCGGTGCGGCGGagtgcggcggcgtggagtTCAGGCTGGAGGACGAGATCGACCACGTCGCCGACGTGTTCATCAGGAGGTTCCACGAGCAGATGAAGCTGCAGAAGCTCGAGTCCTTCAAGAGGCTCTGCGAGATGCTCGACAAGAACTAG